Proteins from a single region of Carassius carassius chromosome 25, fCarCar2.1, whole genome shotgun sequence:
- the LOC132104670 gene encoding nuclear transport factor 2-like, whose amino-acid sequence MAEKPIWEQIGSGFVQHYYQQFDTDRVKLADLYTDASCLTWEGEGFQGKTAIMTKLSSLPFQSIKHSITAQDHHPTPDSCVMSMVMGQLKADQDQVMGFQQVFLLKNVDNKWVCTNDMFRLALHNFGA is encoded by the exons ATGGCAGAAAAACCGATATGGGAGCAAATCGGTAGTGGATTCGTGCAACACTATTATCAGCAGTTTGATACAGACCGCGTGAAGCTCGCTGATCTGTAT ACCGATGCTTCCTGTTTGACATGGGAAGGAGAGGGGTTTCAAGGGAAGACCGCAATCATGACCAAACTAAGT AGCCTTCCCTTTCAGTCCATTAAGCACAGCATCACCGCTCAGGACCATCACCCCACTCCAGACAGCTGTGTCATGAGTATGGTCATGGGCCAGCTCAAA GCTGATCAAGACCAAGTTATGGGCTTTCAGCAAGTCTTTTTGCTGAAGAATGTAGATAACAAATGGGTCTGCACCAATGACATGTTCCGATTAGCTCTTCATAACTTTGGAGCATAG